Proteins encoded by one window of Paenibacillus urinalis:
- a CDS encoding CBS domain-containing protein has product MKAHDIMISPVYKVKESDNVEQVIQRFIDHRISGLPVVNERNEIVGYISDGDIMRYIGKKDDMFIYTYAVNLNYEEYEDRVKQIMKLNVMSICKKKVITVSWNEDIEIIASILGKKQIKKLPVHRNGVLAGIISRGDVIRHSFQSLL; this is encoded by the coding sequence ATGAAGGCGCATGACATTATGATTAGTCCCGTATACAAAGTGAAAGAAAGTGACAATGTGGAACAGGTTATTCAGAGATTTATCGATCATCGGATCAGTGGTCTTCCGGTAGTCAATGAACGCAATGAAATTGTCGGCTACATTAGCGACGGAGACATTATGCGTTATATTGGCAAGAAGGATGATATGTTTATATATACATACGCCGTCAATTTGAATTACGAGGAATATGAGGATCGTGTCAAACAAATTATGAAATTGAATGTGATGTCCATATGTAAGAAAAAAGTGATAACCGTATCCTGGAATGAGGATATTGAGATCATTGCATCCATTCTCGGAAAAAAACAGATCAAGAAGCTGCCCGTACACCGTAATGGCGTTCTTGCAGGCATTATCAGCAGAGGCGATGTTATTCGCCATTCCTTTCAATCTCTTTTGTAG